In the genome of Carya illinoinensis cultivar Pawnee chromosome 13, C.illinoinensisPawnee_v1, whole genome shotgun sequence, the window agagttcacaaacacacacgatcagttagcagatattttcacaaaacctttaccagaagatagattatgtatgatcagaagagaaataggtatgatgcatgctatgaatatctcttaaaagatagaccagagtcaataaaaatagagatagattttttttaatacttttacataaatttgagattcttagcctcatgtttgagacgctcattctcttcatacaatatcatgtcattcttattcatgggaaccggcaagcggaatgaagaatctaataaagatttcaactgtttattcttctgccgaatgattccttcccttgtgtgagactcttgaacaatttgttgaagtacaacaatttgttctttgagcttttcaacttcgtgatttttggcttgtagccgctgagaaaaagccacaatagaggaagagtagcgagtcccaagactcaccaagtcataaatagcatcagaatctgacttattagtcagattattattttcttgctgcaacatggcaccaatggtagctgcagaaagaacaggaggttgagatgcagaatgcctcatggatggatctagagaaatgttagaagaatgagccattgagaaaagaatagaaggcttaaaacgagaatgctgaaggaatgcagatgagttatagagatgagatgaaaacttgatgcggattagatgaacttcaggactgattttatagagatagcataaagaataagacaaactattttatcttcaaatcttatttagtcaaaagaaatacaagatatgctggacacacattgtcaaaagttttcttactaagccagcgagattaacagtagattgtccctatttttctagtaaacgatgaacctctgctgttatctgccgatgttgaccttgtatctgaaccctttctcgttccagctcttctattcgtggttgcagatcatgagcataccaatctgcaaattttttcaactcttggttttcttgctttagccttttattctcactatccttattagcaagcttctgtcgtaactcagatatttgcatgttaagatgatcaatctcactcaccctcgccattaacctttgagacatgatcgtaacagaggcagcatattgattactgagcattcttgattctgcaataatctcagaatcagccttactagaaaaacggttcactgctcctatcatggtattgacggcttcaggagagaagattgatgattgatgcgtcaagggttcctgattcaagtctggaacattagtggaagagaattgctcagccattctatcgttgtggaaaaacagaactcaggtcaagaagtgattatttttttggcatccggtagatgaaaatgatcattttttttatagaaactcggagccttcaatcccgtttgtcaacaacatcaggcgattgtttaaatcttcagccgtattaaactcatagagttaggcctcgaggctttgcagcacttgtcgggtcacggacggctccatttttcaactatctacagtgactattaaacgcatcgttttcttcagtccatttacttgttgcggatcctttttaatgatgccaaaagggggagaagtgttagactagaacattaacattgtttaaattgctaaacttgttatatatgcttggaattatatttatacttttgcttgaaaaactaacgcatattttcagggggagcttaagtattaatataggtttcaagttctatcaaatatttgtcatcatcaaaaagggggagattgttgaactcaatgtttcaagtttcatgtgattataaatctacacatggattttgatgataacaaatgaattcaaagaataaagaagtctcaagctcaagttgtctacacaatggagtcaagcacatcaaggaaacaagcatgagcaagaagggaacaagttcacattaaaattatagagtaatgttgtaaatctcttcaaaattcgaaattaggattaatgctcaaaattaatattttatcataaagcattaaaatacattttccacatgtgcatgaatatttttgaaaattaaatttgaaaattttgaaagatgattgattgtcatcttttgcatgtgcatgccttgattaaagggttgaactttgaaaatattaaagatgattgattgtcatctttcacacgtgcatgttttatttgaatattttcaaaagtggttgatgcttttttagacttatacaaaaagtaaaagattaggtttgaattttttgaaaatgaaagtgtgttcattttgtcatatgccaaaagtaaaagattaggtttgatttttttgaaaaagtgaatgatgttgtctttgacaattgaaaaagaagaaccttttatttgaattctttgaaaaaaatgaatgatgttgtctttgacaattgaaaaagaagaaccttttatttgaattttttgaaaaagtgaatgatgttgtctttgacatgtgaatctttttaaatttgaatatgaagtctcatatgcctataaatagatcaattgagagcttcacattcacaacaccaagagcatacaacattcattcaaagctttcattctctcttctctaaacattgagccttaatccttgttcattttgagagatatagcttgcgctgtattgttcttatttcactcgttgaggagtgttttctgataacctacccactatcagcttttgtatcagaaaaagggtgtgtataacccttgtgtgtgtagaaagtattctacacagggaatagttgaatcaccacgtgtaaggtgattgcaagtgtagagggtgttctacacggatcctttgtagcggtgttgttcaaaggtgtaataggtttctatctccacctgaaggaggttgaatagtgaatttgggaatcctcaaggggtagcttgaggcgaggacgtaagcagtggggccgaacctcgttaacatactgagtttgcttctctcttacccttactctttatatttattgttatttcatattttgtttatattttatattatatatttgatttataattgttattttttttaatacaactcaattcaccccccctcttgtgttagtcatctgggcaacaggaACAATGAAACTAACGGTAAAACATTTGGAAgattcaagtttatgtagatcTAAAGGAActgaatgagaaaaaatatagacATTTTAATGTCCTTTCTATTGAAACAAtgcaagatgaggaaaatgctaGATTGTTatcctaaaattaaaattttttcaaacaactttcttaaatctcTGGGTGATGTTTATTTATAGGATCATACTATAGATTCTATTAATGctcttcttttataatatatcacaacgtgtaattatttattaattacataaacattacattgttagttatttaattaaccaaaaacattacgtctttatttataaaaaattagttcttaacaaaaataattaaatataaactaagcaaacgtgcattgcacgttgCTTTTACCTAGTATATTTATACAAAtgtatgttttggttaattttgcCCTATTAAATGTTCATAGTTTTGTCACATATACGCAATGTATTGACATATTAAGCTATTTTTAGGTTGGGTATTTGAAAAATAGTTGGGAGCGGACATCGTGGATCGCCTCGGATATCATAACTTGCAGGTCCTGAGGGCGGAGCCATTAGGGCCATTGGCTACTGAATGGTTCAAATTCCAACTCACTTAAAATGGTACGTAGATGCAAGAGTTTAGCCAAGACTAGGTGATTAAGTTTATAAGTTTGGATATAAATAGGTGACTAAGATAATACAATACTTCatcttatttttagttttgtaatTTGGATTAATGTAAAACATTTTGACTTTATCTATAGctattttgattttatctatAAGTTATTAGAAAGTGTTTTAGATAAATGAAGAGTGTGAAAATTGAGTCATAAAGAATCTGCACTTATTCAGAAAAGAAGTTAAATTGGGATCTGTTACTGCATAGACGATTTATTGCAAAGTATCAGCATTCCATCAAGAGACTTCTTTGCTACAGCAAAGTTATACTGCAACTCAAACTTCttttagattgtttatttaaggaaTCCTATTGGTTAGGATCTTGAGAGATTCagttatgaatattttataaaacacTTTCCTAGTGCTTATTTTAGTGAGTAAATTCCTTGGAGAATACTCATATTGTTTCTCTCAAAAAATGTAATCGTTGATCCAAGATTGAGTGATCGTGATTGATTCAGTCAATAAAGTTCTAGGAGAAAAGCCAATGTTTGAATATTGTTAGAGGTTCTGGCAGCTACTGCagtaaagaaaaacaaactgtTATTTGTCTAGTCAAGTAGGAGAGTCgattaacaaatattttataattgagaACTTACTTGTACTtgattttgaaataataaaattgaattttcttGGCTCCTCTGTatggttttacttttaaaaaattatttaaagagttttCCTCTATTACTAATTTTGTTGTTAtgcaatttattttctttatgttattgcttaattattaaataattgcatgATTGACGACTAACTAATTTATTTAGTAAATTGATAGATCTTAATTTATGTTACACTATAGGAATATTTGGGTAATTCCATGGTAAAATCCGAATCAGAAGTATAATGATCTCTTAAACGTCATGGCTTGGGTTGAGCAATGAGCACCCCTagctagatatatataaaatataagtaagGTCGGCATTCGTCATAACAATTTTCACCACTTGTACTTAAATATCCTATTAGctagctcttttttttttttattattttttatgaaataaactTCAATTCATGAAGGAAGTTGCAGCTGTGACTAATAAGTTTGGATACGAGCCCCAATTATAAGCCAACTACTCATCAATTATAAGCTCCCCCGCACACAACTTTCATTATACAGGACAATGCctaaaaacttcaaaaactctCTAATGACACAACCCTTCTGAGATGCGAGACTCTGTAAAAACAGAGGTATCCATCACAGCTTGTATGTGAGAAACAACTCATTTCACCCCCATTCTCCAAATGAAAATGGAGATTTTTCACCCCCACCCTCCAAAGAAGGATAGAGACTCACTACCCTCatcctccaaaagagaaaagagaattgTCTATTTCAATTTATTCTCATTAACCTAATAGatataacaaaacaaaaaaattaaaacaccacTAACATAACCctaactaaaaaacaaaaaagaaaagacactATGATCTCCACTGTCTGCCCACGCCCTATGCCCATTCACTGTCTGCACAGTTATGCTGCAGACGACTCCACCATGAAGCTCGCACAAGCCACCTAGAGCCCCTGCCCCATTAAGCCCACAGTGCAACAAGCTTCTCACCGAGCATCCTCCCTCGTCCCAATCCACATATCCAGCTCTGTCACCGTCAGCCTCTCCCATTTCCAATAATCGATGGACATCGTCTCCCATTTCCGATAACCTCTAAGCGAGACAACCTCCGCTTTGGACTGGCAGAGACAAAAATCAACATCTATTCTTTAAACAACCATACACACAGCCACCGAGAGGCTTATTTACAGACACCCATAACCAAAAAATAGagctaagaaaaatgaaaaaacaaccAAGAAACCGTTTAATACTGCGTCACCCGAACTCCAACCACCATCTAAGGGAATATCCGCCATGAGCAGAAAATGCCTTATCCCCTCCATGCTGCTCGACATGCATCCTGAAAAAACCTTTAtgttttccatggataaaacagagTTCCTTAACCCCACGAGAGAGCACCCCAAATCAGCATGCAATCTTCCGTCTACAAGAGCAAGACGCCGCCATGACCCGCTCACACTGTAAACTCTTTAAGGTATCCCCTTAGAAGATCATACCAAAACGGTTAGGAACACTGGCCATACGAAGCAAAGATCCTCCAATATCTCCACCGTGCAATATCTCTTCGCCAAGTTGGGTGATTTGTTATGGTAGAGGACTCGGGATCAAGCTTGGTGATGGCCTTTCAACCCACCAAAATCGCAGCCAAACAGCTTttattatcaaaagaaaaaaaaaaaagaacgtagcacaaaatgaaaacataaataacaggaaaaagaaaaggggaggAGCTCCCACCTTCCTCGGACCGTTATTTATGATCTTTTGCCTAGAGAAACtcactaaatttttttaattaattatcctATTAGCTTAAAGTTGATGGAATAGatacatttaattaattatatatatatatatatatatatatcttctatatataaaaagtgtgtatgaaacggaaaatcttgttttaacgatttttcttgtttttccgttaaagttaacaccgtttgttttaacggtttggcacataaatgttgagagagatagcattcaatattgttatatgatttattaatctcaataattataatacttaatagtttatataataataagtaattaaagattagttattatatttttctctttctccttaacatatacacgtgtattaggtgtataagacgtgaatccctaagtataatatacgtgtattatacgtttcattaactcagattattgagtattccaaatttaaaaatcacatataatatataatacaagtgtgtttaatcaaagtgttttttttttctcatggtagtaggacgtagcttccgctaagtcatattccatacgtgggcttgctatgataggcacatgacaaaggccgtgatccttgagctaatcaagaaagagtaaattcggccaacaatttcaaaatatattttatgatttatatatatgctgtatatagaaaatattataccacagattttataaaaagattatgttttaactttatgttgtccctgatggacccaaccaacagcaaaataagaatttcaatgttgtctctattgattgtctacagggtgacataaattgatgaattataatacaaacatcaaacgacacatattttgaactaccgtttgtgttagacttttattaaatttttcgtatatatctttgctaaaattataaatgttataaacatgtattggattatataatactttgaactaatttttttattttctccaatatgttttaaattattaagtgacatcaataatttttataaaatatatattattttttacaaataatcatttcataaaattagacaaacgtgctttacacattactcccacctagtatatatatatatattataccatTGGCATTTTTTCCACCGGTACTAGGCGTCAGACTTTTCTTAATTAGTAAGTACGTGTAAAACTCAGATTTGAACACATTACATTTATTCTGTTATCTTATTAATTAAAGCATCAAGTATCacttgtttcaaaattttaaataaataaaaataaataaatttaattatttaatattatctctCAAAGAACAATTATCTTGCCCACAGTAATATATACAAGCTAGCCACGCATTAGCAACCAGATCGAGTGTGCATGGCTTGTCACCGATCACTCGCTAGGAATCTCTCGTATTATTGCCGTTTAGATCTATATATATCATCTTCACCAATGGCTTTAGAACCCCTCAAATTATCAACTACTTGACCTTCTTTTTCCCCTGATTCCACATCAAGTTGTTGCTTTAATGTTGGACGAGCTGGGTCACCATAATCTTCCCGATGAAAACTTTGTTCCCAAGCTTGGTTCTCAATATCGCTTTTATCTTATGTTGGGCGGCGGGGGGTTATAAATTCCATTTCTTATTTGCAGCAGAAGTGACAtctttgtaatatatattaatgactGAATTACGTACTGTATGTGTTTGCTTAGGCACACTTTAATTTGATTCATGACACCTTACACCTGTTCTTGTTTTTCCAAAGCGAAAGCCATCTCGTCATTTCATGGCTTGTACGAGAGCATTTGCCCAACTTCCAATTAGCATAAACGGACTGATCTCgccttttacttttgacataaaGGAGGCTGGCATCTACCAAAACCAGTTGAATAGCCGTGTCTACAACCACCTAGCAATTCAAATCATCCAAGGCCATATCGATTTCCTGGCCAAAGTTAAAAGTAGTGTTGTACGTGGTCGATAATCTTTATGACTAAAACTCGGGAGAAAGTAGAATGCATATATAGAAAAGATGCTGCTACTATATGAATATATGGGGTCCATGAAGAACAACTGGCTGGGTCCTTTTCTTAATAGGAAATGCTCCGCTATAGAtttcaagaaaaaccaaaaagcaACCACTCTCTCGGCTCTCTCACAATCACCATTCACCACCAAAgcagaacaaaaacaaaagaaggcagaccagattaggaaaaaaacaaaacaactgaAAAAATGTTGAGAAGGCTTCAGTTATACTCCACTCGCCAATCCATCTTGGCTCTGaaaatttcttctcttttctctctcttatctTGTCTTAGTAGCCATGAATATCCCATCAACGTGTTCATCTATGCCGGTTGTTCTCAAGAAAAATCCCAACCCAATTCACCCTTTGAAGGAAACCTCAACTCTTTTCTAACATCGGTTGTCAGCTCGTCTTCTCAAATGTCTTACAACAGCTTCGCTCTAGGAAATGGAAGCTCTACCTCCCCGGAAGGTACCATATATGGCTTATACCAGTGCAGGGGAGATTTGAAGATTTTTGACTGTTCTAAATGCATTGAAAGTGCAGCTAATCAAATAGGATTAGTCTGCCCATATTCTTTTGGCGCTTCTTTGCAACTCGAGGGCTGCTACGTAAGATATGAGCATGTTGATTTCTTGGGGAAGCTTGACACAAGTCTTACGCATACTAAGTGTAGTAAAAGTGTAAGCAATGATGTTGAGTTCTTTAGGCGTAGAGATGATGTTCTTGCCGACTTGCAAGGGGCAATTGGCTTTCGAGTCAGCAGTTCAGGATTAGTACAAGGTTTTGCGCAGTGTGCGGGGGATTTGAATCCAACTGATTGCGCTTCTTGCCTTGCGGATGCTATTGGAAAGTTGAAGAATGTATGTGGATCAGCTGCTGCGGCCGACGTGTTTTTGGCGCAGTGTTATGCTCGGTACTGGGCATCTGGCTACTATAATTCCGCTTCAGGTAATACTTATTTCTCTCTCCATATATTGTTAAACAGGAATAATTGCAGTATTCccttgccaaaataataataaaaaaaaaagtaaagatcGAAGTTTTTGCTGTCTTTTATCCTGGTAATTAATTAGAGCCACGAATTAGGTCATTGCAAGCCTTTCGCATTATTCCTTAGTTTAGCGCAAAGCATATTGACCACTttagttctttctttctttatcggATAGAGGGAaacatctttattttttgaaatccaATCGTCAAAATGTAATCTTTCTAAAAGTAAAGAATTAAGGGGCACTAGTACTCTAGCTGTTGCTTTTGGCGACCTCCATTCTGA includes:
- the LOC122291330 gene encoding plasmodesmata-located protein 8-like, with amino-acid sequence MLRRLQLYSTRQSILALKISSLFSLLSCLSSHEYPINVFIYAGCSQEKSQPNSPFEGNLNSFLTSVVSSSSQMSYNSFALGNGSSTSPEGTIYGLYQCRGDLKIFDCSKCIESAANQIGLVCPYSFGASLQLEGCYVRYEHVDFLGKLDTSLTHTKCSKSVSNDVEFFRRRDDVLADLQGAIGFRVSSSGLVQGFAQCAGDLNPTDCASCLADAIGKLKNVCGSAAAADVFLAQCYARYWASGYYNSASDSSNEDQVGKTVAIIVGVLAAVAVLIVLLSVCRRTMG